The following is a genomic window from Nisaea sediminum.
CCCCTGGAAATGGATTTTCGACTGGGCCGGAAGCAGTTTCAGCCTGGTCAACGTCAATCTCGGCCGTTCCGCAGATCCTGAGATGGAGCAGGAGATCCTGACCGAGGTCGGTTCCTACGGGCGCCAGCTCGGGCGCATGGGCGGGGCGATGCAGGTGCTGGTCGACAGGCTCGACCGCTCGACCCTCACCAAAGAGGAGCGGCATGCGATCGAGGCTTTCGAGGTACAGCTACGCGAGATCGAGGACCTGAAGCGAAAGCGGCGCTGATACGAAAAAACAGTCAGCGCAGCCCGGAGATGCCTCGGCATCCCTGAGCGTCGCTGACTGTCTTTATGAAGCTTGAGCAGGCCGGAAGCGGTTGCTTCGGGCCCTGCCGGTCAGACCGTGATGTCGACCCCGCCGGAGGACGCGGCTTGCGCGCCGTTCGACTGGGCGATCTGCTTCGCCGTCTCGACGGCGCTGCTGACGACCTGGGCCTGAACCAGCTGCTGCTGCTTGTCGGACCGGAACGCGAAGATCGCGACGGTCGACTGCACTGGCGTTGTCATGGGCGGACTCCTTTCTGGCACTTCCGCTTTTCGAACCCCCGCACTATAGGGCGCAGGGCTTAAGGAGTCATGAAGGATCGTATTGGATTTTATGGGCTTTCTCACAGAAATGCCGTCGACATGCGAGCGCTCGGGGAACGCACGCAAATCCGGTTGCCGGGCCGACGAGACCGTGCGAGAAAGCGGCATGACCACGTGCACCGAAATCCGCCGCAATTTCTGGTGGCGCTCCTTCTAGGAGCGGCACGTCGTCCATTTCCGTTTTTGTTCGACCCTTGCCGCCGCGATCCGGCTGACAAGGGCACCACGCGACTCTCTCCCGTCTTACCGGTCCGGCGGCTTCCCCAAGAGGAGCCAAACCGATGTCCGAAAATCTTGAAACCCGTCCCGTCATCCTGACGGGCGACCGGCCGACAGGCCCGCTGCATCTCGGCCATTATGCCGGATCGCTGAAGAACCGGGTCGCGCTGCAGCACACCCACAAGCAGTACCTCCTGCTCGCCGATTGTCAGGCGCTGACCGACAATGCCGGCGATCCCGAAAAGGTCCGGCGCAATGTGCTGGAAGTCGCACTCGATTATCTCGCCGCCGGAATCGACCCCGAGGCGACGACCATTGCCGTACAGTCCGCGCTGCCGGCGCTCGCCGAGCTGGGCCAGCTCTATCTGAACTTCGTCAGCGTCGCACGTCTCGAACGTAACCCCACGATCAAGGCCGAGATCCGCCAGCGCGGCTTCGGGCGCGAGCTGCCGGCCGGCTTCCTCTGCTATCCGGTCGCGCAGGCGGCGGACATCACCGGTTTCAAGGCCAATGTCGTGCCGGTCGGCGAGGACCAGATCCCGATGATCGAGCAGACCGTCGAGATCGTTCGCCGCGTGAACCGCCAGAGCGGCCGGGCGCTGCTGCCGGAGCCGGAAGCGCTGGTCCCGCCGGTCGGCCGCCTGCCCGGCATCGACGGCGCGGCGAAGATGAGCAAGTCGACCGGCAATGCCATTCCCCTTTCGGCCTCGCAGGAGGATATCCGCCAGGCAGTGCGCCGCATGTATACCGATCCCGGCCATCTGCGCGCCTCCGACCCGGGCAAGGTCGAGGGCAACGTCGTCTTCACCTATCTCGACGCCTTCTCCGACGATGCGGAGGGCGTGGCGGAGCTGAAGGTCCGATACCGTCGCGGCGGACTCGGCGACATGAAGGTGAAAGGACATCTCGAGGAGATCCTGCAGCGACTGGTCTGGCCGATCCGCCAGCGCCGGGCCGAGTTCGCGAAAGACCCGGGCGAGGTCGTGAGCATCCTTCGCGCAGGTACGGAAAAGGCGCGCGAGATCACCGAGGCGACGATGGAGGAAGTGCGCAGCGCCCTCGGGCTCTTTCGCTGGGCCTGAACCGGTCCCGCAGGCGCACGAACCAGCCGAGTCGCGTCATTTCGGCGGATTCCTCGTGGCATCGCCACATTCCCCTTGGCGTTCCCCGGATTCCGTGCTTTTTTCGCTTTCCGGCGGCGCCGGGTATCGGTGCCGCCATTTCTTTTTCTCAGGAGAGGAACGTTGGTTACCACGGTGATGCCCACTTACGGGCGTATAGATATCGCTTTCGAGCGCGGGGAAGGCCCTTATCTGTACAGCACCGAAGGCCGACGATTCCTCGATTTCGCCTCGGGGATCGCGACCAACTCGCTGGGCCACGCGCATCCGCATCTCGTCGAGACGCTGAAGCAGCAGTCGGAAAAGCTCTGGCATGTCTCCAACCTCTACGAGGTGCCGGAACAGCGGAAGCTCGCCGACCGGCTGGTCGCGAATTCCTTCGCCGACACGGTCTTCTTCGCCAATTCCGGCGCCGAGGCCAACGAAGGCGCGCTGAAGATCGCCCGTAAGTACCAGTGGGAACGCGGCGAGAAGGAACGGCAGGAGATCATCTGCTGCACCTCGGCCTTCCACGGCCGCACGCTGACCACGCTCTCGGCCGGCGACAACGAGACCTACCGGACCGGCTTCGGCCCGCGCCCGGAAGGCTTCCGCCATGTCGCTTTCGGCAACATGAACGAGATGCGCGAGGCGATGGGCCCGAAGACCGCTGCCATCCTGGTCGAGCCGATCCAGGGCGAAGGCGGGATCAATCCCGCCGACGTCCAGTATCTGAAGGCGCTGCGCCAGGCGGCGGACGAGTTCGACGCGCTGCTGATCTATGACGAGGTCCAGTGCGGCATGGGCCGGACCGGCAAGCTCTGGGCCTATGAATGGTCCGGCGTCGCGCCGGACATCATGAGCCTTGCCAAGGGTCTCGGCGGCGGCTTCCCGGTCGGCGCGATCCTCGCCTCCGAGAAGGCGGCCTCCGGCATGGCGCCGGGCACGCACGGCTCGACCTTCGGCGGCAACCCGCTGGCGATGGCGGTGGCCAACGCGGTGCTCGACGTCATTCTGGCACCGGGCTTCCTAGATCATGTCACCGAGATGGGCGAGCTTTTCGCCAAGCGTCTCGGCGAGATCGCGGCACGCCATCCGAAGATCATTTCGGCGGTACGGGGCAAGGGCCTGATGATCGGGCTCGCCTGCGTGGTGAAGAACGCGGATCTGCAGGGCAAACTGCGCGAGGGCGGTCTCCTGACCGTCGGCGCGGGCGGAAACGTGCTCCGCATCCTGCCGCCCCTGATCATCGACGAAAGCCATGTCGCGGAAGCCTGCGGCATCATCGAGAAAGTCTGCGCGGACATGGACGCCTCCTGAGGCGCCGGGCCGGTTCTCCTCGGGGAACCGGCCGCTTCCGCCCCCGACGACGGAAATCCAGAATGAGCGATCTCAACCATTTCCTCGATCTCGACCAGATCGATTCCCTCACCCTTCGGGCCATGGTGGACGAGGGTCTCGCCATGAAGCGCGGCGAGGCGGGCACCGAGAAGCCGCTCGCCGGCAAGACGCTGGCGATGATCTTCGAGAAGCCCTCCACCCGCACCCGTGTCTCCTTCGAGGTTGGCATGAAGCAGCTCGGCGGCGACGTCGTCGTGCTGAACGCGGCCGACCTGCAGCTCGGCCGCGGCGAGACCATCGCCGACACCGCCCGCGTGCTGTCGCGCTATGTCGACTGCATCATGATGCGGACCTTCAGCGCCGAGAACATCCGGGAAATGGCTGAGTATGCCACCGTGCCGGTGATCAACGGCCTGACCGACAGTTCCCATCCCTGCCAGCTCATGGCCGACGTCATGGCCTTCGAAGAGCATCGCGGCCCGATCCGCGGCAAGGTCGTCGCCTGGAGCGGCGACGGCAACAACATGGCCTCCTCCTGGATCCACGCGGCGGCGAAGTTCGGTTTCGAGCTCCGCATCGCCTGCCCGGCCGAGCGGAGCCCCGACCCGGCCCTGCTTGCCTGGGCCGGGAAGAACGGCGGCAAGGTCACGCTGCTGCACGATCCCGAGGCCGCGGTCGACGGCGCGGACTGCGTCGTCACCGATACCTGGGTCTCGATGGGCGACGACACCACGAACGCGCACAATCAGCTGGCCCCGTTCAAGGTGACGGAGCAACTGATGGCGAAGGCGAAGCCGAACGCGGTCTTCATGCACTGCCTGCCGGCCCATCGCGAGGAGGAGGTCTCCACCGCTGTGATCGACGGTCCGCAATCCATCGTCTTCGACGAAGCGGAAAACCGCCTGCATTCCCAGAAGGCGATCCTGCACTGGTGCCTCTCCTGAGGGACATTCTGACGACCGGGGACTCGAAATGAGCATCGCCGACATATTTGCCGAGTCGGGCCACGATGATTTGCTGCTGCCGTTCCAGGTCAACCCGTTCGGCCTGCGCGGCCGTCTGGTGCGCCTGAATTCGGCCGTCCATACGATCCTCTCGCGGCACGGCTACCCGGAGCCGGTCTCGCTGCTGCTGGGCGAGCTCATGACCATCTCGGTCTGCCTCGCCGGCGCGCTGAAATACGAGGGTGTGTTCTCGCTGCAGATCAAGGGCGACGGCCCGGTGCGCAGCATGGTGGCGGACATCACCAGCGACGGCCATCTGAGGGGCTACGCGGCGTTCGACAGCGATGCGGTCGAGGCCGCCTCCGCCGAGGGCGATCTGACTGTGCCGCGCCTGTTCGGCGGCGGCTATATCGCCTTCACCGTCGACCAGGGCGCCGACATGGAGCGCTACCAGGGCATCGTGCCGCTGTCCGGGCAGACCCTGGTGGAATGCACCCATGCCTATTTCCGCCAGTCGGAGCAGCTCGAGACCGGGATCAACGTGGCCGTGCGCAAGGACGAGTTCGGGATCTGGCGCGCGGGCGCCCTGATGCTGCAGCGCATGCCGCTCGACGGCGGCGATGCGCCGGAACCCGGCAAGGCCCGGCCGATACACGACCTGGATGCGCACGAG
Proteins encoded in this region:
- the trpS gene encoding tryptophan--tRNA ligase; the protein is MSENLETRPVILTGDRPTGPLHLGHYAGSLKNRVALQHTHKQYLLLADCQALTDNAGDPEKVRRNVLEVALDYLAAGIDPEATTIAVQSALPALAELGQLYLNFVSVARLERNPTIKAEIRQRGFGRELPAGFLCYPVAQAADITGFKANVVPVGEDQIPMIEQTVEIVRRVNRQSGRALLPEPEALVPPVGRLPGIDGAAKMSKSTGNAIPLSASQEDIRQAVRRMYTDPGHLRASDPGKVEGNVVFTYLDAFSDDAEGVAELKVRYRRGGLGDMKVKGHLEEILQRLVWPIRQRRAEFAKDPGEVVSILRAGTEKAREITEATMEEVRSALGLFRWA
- a CDS encoding aspartate aminotransferase family protein translates to MVTTVMPTYGRIDIAFERGEGPYLYSTEGRRFLDFASGIATNSLGHAHPHLVETLKQQSEKLWHVSNLYEVPEQRKLADRLVANSFADTVFFANSGAEANEGALKIARKYQWERGEKERQEIICCTSAFHGRTLTTLSAGDNETYRTGFGPRPEGFRHVAFGNMNEMREAMGPKTAAILVEPIQGEGGINPADVQYLKALRQAADEFDALLIYDEVQCGMGRTGKLWAYEWSGVAPDIMSLAKGLGGGFPVGAILASEKAASGMAPGTHGSTFGGNPLAMAVANAVLDVILAPGFLDHVTEMGELFAKRLGEIAARHPKIISAVRGKGLMIGLACVVKNADLQGKLREGGLLTVGAGGNVLRILPPLIIDESHVAEACGIIEKVCADMDAS
- the argF gene encoding ornithine carbamoyltransferase; this encodes MSDLNHFLDLDQIDSLTLRAMVDEGLAMKRGEAGTEKPLAGKTLAMIFEKPSTRTRVSFEVGMKQLGGDVVVLNAADLQLGRGETIADTARVLSRYVDCIMMRTFSAENIREMAEYATVPVINGLTDSSHPCQLMADVMAFEEHRGPIRGKVVAWSGDGNNMASSWIHAAAKFGFELRIACPAERSPDPALLAWAGKNGGKVTLLHDPEAAVDGADCVVTDTWVSMGDDTTNAHNQLAPFKVTEQLMAKAKPNAVFMHCLPAHREEEVSTAVIDGPQSIVFDEAENRLHSQKAILHWCLS
- a CDS encoding Hsp33 family molecular chaperone HslO; amino-acid sequence: MSIADIFAESGHDDLLLPFQVNPFGLRGRLVRLNSAVHTILSRHGYPEPVSLLLGELMTISVCLAGALKYEGVFSLQIKGDGPVRSMVADITSDGHLRGYAAFDSDAVEAASAEGDLTVPRLFGGGYIAFTVDQGADMERYQGIVPLSGQTLVECTHAYFRQSEQLETGINVAVRKDEFGIWRAGALMLQRMPLDGGDAPEPGKARPIHDLDAHEDAWRTAVVMLSSASADELAGTRIAPDRLLFRLFHESGIVAYPAQRIVEQCRCSRERVETVLVSLTPEEVQDMTVDGLVSVTCEFCKSHWEYDEPALEKLRAKTSGN